The proteins below come from a single Chitinophaga pinensis DSM 2588 genomic window:
- a CDS encoding SDR family NAD(P)-dependent oxidoreductase, whose product MEKRIVYAPLIDAVLQTAERHPNKVLFVFREGRNTVAAVTGRELSEGVAAAGTVLQQSLSAQERVLLILPQGIDFIYSLLACFYANVVAIPVPAADPRQPDLVQRTLSLLEHAAASTIITTGSFHERLAESMELDSVTLLDVQELVTSGKEPLPAKEITTDDLALLFYTSGSTSAPKGVMTTHAQLFAQADAGREQWKITDHSCIISWMPQFHNLGLNFGILAPLISGASSVLSAPGGFAASPEDWFYSITLFQGTHTAAPNFAFDLACNMVGENVLTEVELSSLEAIVCGGEPVRKATYDAFFNKFSAAGLRQHVFCPHYGLSETGSASTIVPGEGIRTLSLDIAALEEGKIVYSNGEKQKDIISCGPVPEGAIILCVDPVTGEPCAAGVVGEIWLRTPGTASGYFQLPEETTATFGAVMPERADIRFLRTGDLGFIEDNHLYITGRLKEIIIVNGKNYHPVDIEWTVKKYLSQLTLPLAVFADEQDGRERVVVVQEVAADKPAAYYESVSIEILAAVAEVHTLDVSRIILAAPGSIPRTASGKVQRRACREAFKKGQLTALFEFTTGHTVTAEKETSYAPVDLRLVTEVLQKQVFHDIPGVDASRLAGLKIWGELGLNSLQYVSIAQRIAAAFDKPFAPPMLFKYRNVGQLASYLYPQGMEAVTVTANRHSEPQHTEKHQYNQKDIAIIGMHCELPGGVNSPADLWQLLTEGRDAIRPEGAGQRLESAFNWTSEDFPQFGGYLENVAGFDHTFFHISPLEAESMDPQQRKALELSWHVLEHGGYDPYTLSGAAMGVYLGVHNNDYAELAATQTDAMTTYGAFLDSGLHPTMIANRVSRWFDFHGPSEVINTACSSSLVAVHHAVNAIRSGNCSMAIAGGINIMLTPRISRASHQAGMLSPDGRCKTFDEKADGFVRAEGLGAVLMKPLYQAEQDGDTIYGVIRGTAVNHDGKSNSLRAPNLVAQKQVISAALTDAAIPAASISYIETHGTGTALGDPIEVQALREAFEDDQAKGTAFCGLGTVKTNIGHCESAAGIAGLLKLLLSMQHQQLPGILHFNQLNPFLDIAGSPFYIADTTQQWQRQHDEQGNELPLRAGVSSFGFGGVNAHVILEEYVGTEKRITAGVNGMQIVPLSARHKEQVQLLATGLLEQLRHADKGTLASVAYTLQTGRAAMESRVVFIVSDMESLINGLQAFLQGEPSPFYLEGQQTTSAMLSADDEDVLALLQQWFRKGKPEKIAAYWINGGHVAWKALYEEQTPLRTALPLYPFRKDRHWLRPAEVHTLKTTQLHPLLHENISDFYGQRFRSSFTGNEYYFSEHIIHQHKTLPAAAYIEMIREALQRSAQETGAVVIEDICWLRPLYATDVVDVIIHLEAAHDTFNFKVCSEVNEAIVVYCHGKAHFETTVDTVIDLGELRINCNDAMISSETYYNTFRKAGIVYGPAFSRIAVAYAGQRQVFASLAALSSGPASTNAYGVSPVMLDAALQSVTALDFQYFLPEGAPAAIPFAINALTVYKPADQLSFAWARYNDAGTIDIDVCDEGGKVGISIRGLQLVKPESLPVVDKETLLFAPVWKEETRVVTSRLPDRRIVWLSQEIGIYEEAVRAVLPESEVILLVSPSADTAERLTDYTVLLLQRIQQLLQDKETGKTFLQIILPDDNNSHLYSSLAAMLKTLQAEQPSISGQLIITDNPKEITKVLQVENSADDHVSIRYQQGVRKVQAWEEQPTTVAPIVWKEHGIYLITGGAGSIGRVFLEEISSKLQQAVVYISGRSPIAANALTAFEKPGLSVIYKQTDITDQQQVASLIKEIRMTHGTLNGIIHSAGLIRDNYIFNKDLKEVPAVLAPKVGGIIALDEATKDLPLDFMVFFSSVAGSLGSAGQADYAVANAFMDQYAVFRNRLCHRGERTGRTLSVNWPLWEAGGMKMEEAVQQQLYATTGMLAMSSAVGLHAFYRAMELPYDQVMVLSGERRRLLEMIHRERKNQDQRTATTTAQEIPALQLEDKAIEFFTGIVADALHQPKGLIDADASLDKYGIDSVLITVLTGKLEKHFGPVSKTLFFEYQDLRSLTRYFLQTYKERLSALLTTAGEAHTVKEISVSPVSVSPGAGRFLTRTPPSSKEKDIAVIGLAGKYAGADNINEFWDNLREGRNCITEVPAERWDWRTYFDPKRGKKASMYTRWGGFIKDIDKFDPLFFHISPVEAERMDPQERLFLEQVYAAIEDAAYTPANLNSKRSVGVFAGVMHGLYATEAAYWSIANRVSYLFNFNGPSLAIDTACSASLTAIHLAVQSIRSGACECAIAGGVNLVTHPQHFIGLSEMTMVSSSDACRSFGVDADGFVDGEGVGAIVLKPLQQAIEDGDHIYGVIRGTAINSGGKTNGFTVPNPVAQAQVVSAALKDAGISARSVSYIEAHGTGTALGDPIEINGLSRAFDQDTNDRQYCAIGSVKSNIGHCESAAGIAGLSKILLQMKHGLLVPSLHATATNPNIDFNATPFCLQQSLAPWTGKRIAGISSFGAGGSNAHLIIEAYTPVNSTVLSENTPVIIVLSGRTPDRLQELAMNLLLALSGEDAPTDLRAIAFTLQTGREAMEERLAMVVASIEELKTRLTLFLAGDTAECFTGQASNGKVAADEWKHRHDADADLRRWMQDKDYIQLCQWWVKGLAIDWNGLYNTQHPERISLPGYPFARERYWLENKENDPLAQLLDDMLNDNISIAAAAATIRNAN is encoded by the coding sequence ATGGAGAAGAGAATTGTTTATGCTCCGCTGATCGATGCAGTATTGCAGACGGCAGAAAGGCATCCCAATAAGGTATTATTTGTTTTCCGGGAAGGAAGGAACACCGTGGCTGCGGTAACTGGCAGAGAATTGTCTGAAGGGGTTGCCGCAGCAGGTACCGTTTTGCAACAGTCCCTGTCCGCACAGGAACGGGTATTGCTGATACTACCTCAGGGCATTGATTTCATATACAGTCTGCTGGCTTGTTTTTATGCCAATGTAGTCGCTATTCCGGTGCCCGCAGCTGATCCCCGTCAGCCGGACCTGGTACAACGGACGCTTTCCCTCCTGGAACATGCTGCCGCCAGTACGATCATCACGACTGGTAGTTTTCACGAGCGGCTGGCGGAGAGTATGGAACTGGACAGTGTAACCCTGCTGGATGTGCAGGAGCTGGTTACTTCAGGGAAAGAGCCATTGCCGGCAAAGGAGATCACTACAGATGATCTGGCATTATTGTTCTATACTTCCGGTTCTACTTCCGCACCGAAGGGCGTTATGACGACACATGCGCAGTTATTTGCCCAGGCAGATGCAGGCAGAGAACAATGGAAGATCACAGATCACAGTTGTATCATCTCCTGGATGCCACAGTTTCATAACCTGGGATTGAATTTTGGGATACTGGCTCCATTGATCAGCGGCGCTTCCAGTGTCTTGTCGGCACCAGGTGGCTTTGCCGCATCCCCTGAAGACTGGTTTTACAGTATTACCCTGTTTCAGGGCACACATACGGCTGCGCCGAATTTTGCTTTTGATCTGGCTTGTAATATGGTGGGAGAGAACGTGCTGACGGAAGTAGAACTTTCTTCGCTGGAAGCCATTGTCTGTGGTGGAGAGCCTGTCAGGAAGGCGACATATGACGCCTTTTTCAACAAATTCAGTGCGGCAGGTCTCCGGCAACATGTGTTCTGTCCCCATTATGGTTTGTCAGAGACGGGTTCTGCGTCAACGATTGTACCGGGAGAAGGCATTCGTACGCTCTCTCTGGATATAGCTGCGCTGGAAGAAGGAAAGATCGTATACAGCAATGGAGAAAAGCAGAAAGATATTATCAGTTGTGGTCCTGTACCCGAAGGGGCGATTATACTGTGTGTAGATCCTGTTACGGGTGAACCGTGTGCGGCAGGTGTGGTGGGTGAAATATGGTTACGTACACCAGGAACAGCCAGTGGATACTTTCAGCTTCCGGAGGAGACAACCGCTACTTTTGGCGCTGTAATGCCGGAAAGAGCAGACATTCGTTTTCTCCGTACGGGAGATCTGGGCTTTATTGAAGACAATCATCTCTATATCACCGGAAGGTTAAAGGAAATTATTATCGTCAACGGGAAGAATTATCATCCTGTTGATATAGAGTGGACAGTGAAAAAATATTTATCACAACTGACTTTACCGCTTGCTGTATTTGCAGACGAGCAGGATGGCAGAGAGCGTGTGGTGGTTGTACAGGAGGTGGCAGCTGACAAACCAGCTGCATACTACGAGTCTGTTAGTATAGAGATACTGGCAGCGGTGGCAGAAGTGCATACACTGGATGTAAGCCGGATTATATTAGCAGCTCCGGGGAGTATTCCACGGACAGCCAGTGGGAAAGTACAACGCCGGGCTTGCAGGGAGGCATTTAAAAAAGGGCAGCTGACAGCACTATTTGAATTTACTACCGGACACACGGTGACGGCAGAAAAGGAAACCTCGTATGCTCCCGTGGATCTCCGGCTGGTGACGGAGGTACTGCAAAAGCAGGTATTTCATGACATACCAGGAGTGGATGCAAGCCGGCTTGCAGGATTGAAAATATGGGGAGAGCTGGGCTTGAACTCTTTGCAGTATGTCAGTATCGCACAGCGTATAGCGGCGGCATTTGATAAGCCGTTTGCGCCACCAATGCTTTTTAAATACAGGAACGTCGGGCAACTGGCAAGCTATCTTTATCCACAGGGAATGGAAGCCGTAACTGTTACTGCCAATAGGCATTCTGAACCTCAACACACAGAAAAACACCAATACAATCAGAAAGATATTGCGATCATCGGTATGCATTGCGAGTTACCGGGAGGCGTGAATAGTCCGGCGGACTTATGGCAGCTGTTAACGGAAGGACGGGATGCTATTCGTCCGGAAGGAGCAGGGCAGCGGCTGGAATCTGCATTTAACTGGACATCCGAAGACTTTCCACAGTTTGGCGGATACCTGGAGAATGTTGCTGGTTTTGACCATACATTTTTCCATATATCACCATTGGAAGCAGAGAGCATGGATCCGCAGCAGCGAAAGGCGCTGGAATTGAGCTGGCATGTACTGGAGCATGGAGGATATGACCCATATACGCTTTCAGGAGCGGCAATGGGCGTATACCTGGGTGTACACAATAATGACTATGCAGAACTGGCTGCTACACAAACAGACGCAATGACTACTTATGGCGCATTCCTGGATTCAGGTCTTCATCCGACGATGATTGCCAACAGGGTGTCGAGATGGTTTGATTTCCATGGTCCCAGTGAAGTAATCAATACGGCCTGTTCCAGTTCGCTGGTAGCTGTGCATCATGCCGTAAATGCTATTCGCAGTGGCAATTGTAGTATGGCTATTGCCGGTGGCATTAATATAATGCTGACCCCCAGGATATCCAGAGCCAGTCACCAGGCAGGGATGTTGTCACCCGATGGCAGATGCAAGACATTTGATGAAAAGGCAGATGGCTTTGTTCGTGCGGAAGGACTGGGTGCTGTATTGATGAAACCATTGTATCAGGCCGAACAGGATGGGGATACTATCTATGGTGTGATACGCGGTACGGCCGTCAATCATGATGGGAAATCAAATTCGCTGAGAGCGCCTAATCTTGTGGCACAAAAACAGGTGATCAGTGCTGCATTAACTGATGCGGCTATTCCTGCTGCAAGCATCAGCTATATTGAGACACATGGTACCGGTACTGCGCTGGGAGATCCTATCGAGGTACAGGCATTAAGGGAGGCTTTTGAAGATGATCAGGCGAAAGGTACTGCTTTCTGTGGCTTAGGTACGGTGAAAACGAATATAGGTCATTGTGAGTCAGCAGCAGGTATCGCCGGACTGCTGAAGTTATTGCTGTCTATGCAACATCAGCAGTTACCGGGTATTCTTCATTTCAACCAGCTTAACCCGTTTCTTGATATAGCCGGCAGTCCGTTCTATATCGCCGATACTACACAACAATGGCAACGTCAGCATGATGAGCAGGGAAATGAGTTGCCATTAAGAGCAGGTGTCAGTTCCTTTGGATTTGGCGGCGTAAATGCACATGTCATCCTGGAGGAGTATGTTGGTACAGAAAAACGCATAACAGCGGGCGTCAATGGCATGCAGATTGTTCCTTTATCTGCGCGACATAAAGAACAGGTGCAACTACTGGCGACCGGTTTACTGGAACAACTGAGACATGCTGATAAAGGCACACTGGCCTCCGTCGCATATACGCTGCAAACGGGAAGGGCGGCGATGGAAAGCAGGGTTGTTTTCATTGTATCCGATATGGAAAGCCTGATAAACGGACTGCAGGCATTCCTGCAAGGGGAGCCTTCTCCTTTTTATCTGGAGGGACAACAAACTACCAGTGCGATGTTATCGGCGGATGATGAGGATGTGCTGGCGTTATTGCAGCAATGGTTCCGGAAAGGTAAACCGGAGAAAATAGCCGCTTACTGGATAAACGGAGGTCATGTAGCCTGGAAAGCTTTGTACGAAGAACAGACGCCGCTAAGAACAGCCTTACCCTTATATCCGTTCAGGAAAGATCGGCATTGGTTAAGACCAGCAGAAGTACATACACTGAAGACTACTCAGCTGCATCCTTTGCTGCATGAGAATATATCTGATTTCTATGGACAGCGTTTCCGTTCGTCTTTTACGGGAAACGAATATTACTTCAGTGAACATATTATCCATCAACATAAAACCCTACCCGCAGCCGCTTACATAGAAATGATCCGTGAGGCGCTGCAAAGATCTGCACAGGAAACAGGTGCCGTTGTTATTGAAGATATCTGCTGGCTCAGACCACTGTATGCTACGGATGTCGTGGACGTTATTATCCATCTTGAAGCGGCACATGATACCTTCAATTTTAAGGTGTGCAGTGAGGTAAACGAAGCCATCGTAGTGTATTGTCACGGGAAGGCGCATTTTGAAACAACAGTGGATACCGTAATTGATCTTGGTGAGCTACGCATTAATTGTAACGATGCGATGATCTCTTCAGAAACTTATTATAATACTTTTCGTAAGGCGGGCATCGTATACGGACCAGCATTCAGCAGAATAGCAGTCGCATATGCTGGCCAACGTCAGGTATTCGCTAGTCTGGCTGCGCTGTCATCCGGTCCTGCATCAACAAATGCATATGGTGTGTCTCCTGTAATGCTTGATGCCGCATTACAGTCAGTGACCGCCCTTGATTTTCAATATTTTCTGCCGGAAGGAGCACCCGCGGCGATTCCCTTTGCGATAAATGCGCTTACTGTGTATAAGCCTGCAGATCAGCTGTCATTTGCCTGGGCAAGGTATAATGATGCTGGTACGATTGATATTGACGTCTGCGATGAAGGCGGAAAGGTGGGCATATCGATTCGGGGCTTACAATTGGTAAAGCCTGAAAGCTTGCCGGTTGTTGACAAGGAGACCTTACTGTTTGCTCCTGTATGGAAGGAAGAAACCCGCGTTGTAACGAGCCGCCTACCCGATAGACGAATCGTTTGGCTGTCTCAGGAGATAGGCATCTATGAGGAAGCTGTGAGAGCTGTATTGCCTGAGAGTGAAGTGATCTTACTGGTGTCTCCATCGGCAGATACGGCGGAGCGACTGACTGATTATACCGTGCTGTTGCTGCAACGTATACAACAACTCCTACAAGACAAGGAGACTGGAAAGACGTTCTTACAGATCATTCTTCCGGATGATAATAACAGTCATTTATATAGTAGCCTGGCAGCCATGCTGAAGACCCTACAGGCAGAACAGCCGTCTATCAGTGGCCAGCTAATAATTACAGACAATCCGAAGGAGATCACGAAGGTGCTACAGGTAGAAAATAGTGCAGATGATCATGTAAGTATAAGGTATCAGCAGGGAGTTCGCAAAGTACAAGCATGGGAGGAACAGCCGACGACAGTTGCGCCTATCGTATGGAAGGAACACGGTATATATCTTATTACCGGAGGTGCAGGTAGTATTGGCAGGGTTTTCCTGGAAGAGATCAGTTCGAAATTGCAACAGGCTGTTGTATATATAAGCGGGCGTTCACCAATAGCTGCAAATGCATTGACCGCATTTGAGAAGCCAGGACTCAGCGTTATTTACAAACAAACAGATATTACCGATCAGCAACAGGTGGCTTCCCTGATAAAAGAGATCAGGATGACACATGGTACACTGAATGGCATCATTCATAGTGCTGGACTGATCAGGGATAACTATATTTTCAACAAAGACCTGAAGGAGGTGCCAGCCGTATTGGCGCCAAAAGTAGGCGGAATAATCGCGTTGGATGAAGCCACAAAAGACCTGCCACTCGATTTTATGGTATTCTTTTCTTCTGTAGCCGGTAGTCTTGGTAGTGCAGGGCAGGCGGATTATGCGGTTGCCAATGCCTTTATGGATCAATACGCGGTTTTCCGTAATAGGCTTTGTCATCGTGGAGAGCGTACAGGAAGAACGCTGTCAGTTAACTGGCCACTATGGGAGGCAGGTGGTATGAAGATGGAGGAAGCAGTACAACAACAGCTATATGCTACTACAGGTATGTTAGCCATGTCATCCGCTGTCGGTCTGCATGCCTTTTATCGTGCTATGGAATTACCATACGATCAGGTAATGGTATTGAGTGGCGAGCGCAGGCGTTTGCTGGAGATGATTCATCGTGAAAGAAAAAACCAGGATCAGCGTACAGCGACAACAACAGCACAGGAGATACCTGCTCTTCAATTGGAAGATAAGGCGATCGAATTCTTTACCGGTATCGTAGCAGATGCATTACACCAACCGAAAGGGCTGATAGATGCAGACGCTTCTCTTGATAAATACGGTATTGATTCAGTGTTGATCACCGTATTGACAGGTAAACTGGAGAAACATTTCGGCCCTGTATCAAAAACATTGTTTTTCGAATACCAGGACTTACGTTCGCTCACTCGCTATTTTCTTCAAACATATAAAGAACGGTTGTCAGCATTACTGACGACAGCAGGGGAGGCACATACAGTAAAAGAAATATCTGTATCCCCCGTGTCTGTATCCCCGGGAGCTGGCCGTTTTTTAACCCGTACGCCGCCTTCATCAAAAGAAAAAGACATAGCTGTTATTGGCCTGGCTGGAAAATATGCCGGTGCTGATAACATCAATGAATTCTGGGATAATCTCCGGGAAGGACGTAACTGTATTACGGAGGTACCTGCGGAACGTTGGGACTGGAGAACCTATTTCGATCCTAAGCGGGGGAAAAAAGCATCAATGTATACCCGTTGGGGAGGATTTATAAAAGATATCGACAAGTTTGATCCCCTGTTCTTTCATATTTCTCCGGTAGAGGCAGAAAGGATGGATCCGCAGGAAAGGCTATTCCTGGAACAGGTATATGCTGCCATAGAAGATGCTGCATATACGCCGGCTAACCTGAACAGCAAACGTAGTGTAGGTGTGTTTGCCGGCGTCATGCATGGCTTGTATGCCACCGAAGCCGCTTATTGGTCTATTGCCAACAGGGTATCTTATCTGTTCAATTTTAACGGTCCGAGTCTGGCAATTGATACGGCTTGTTCCGCATCTCTCACCGCGATTCATCTGGCTGTTCAGAGTATTCGTAGCGGCGCCTGTGAATGCGCGATTGCAGGAGGTGTAAATCTTGTTACACATCCGCAGCATTTTATTGGTTTATCAGAGATGACCATGGTGTCTTCTTCAGATGCCTGTCGTTCTTTTGGCGTAGATGCAGACGGATTTGTAGACGGAGAAGGCGTTGGCGCTATCGTGTTAAAACCTTTGCAGCAGGCAATTGAAGACGGTGATCATATTTATGGCGTCATCAGGGGAACTGCTATCAACTCAGGAGGTAAGACGAATGGTTTTACCGTGCCGAATCCTGTCGCACAGGCCCAGGTGGTCAGTGCTGCATTAAAAGATGCGGGTATCTCTGCAAGGTCAGTCAGTTATATAGAAGCACATGGTACAGGTACAGCACTGGGAGATCCCATTGAGATCAATGGTTTAAGTCGCGCGTTTGATCAGGATACGAATGACCGGCAATATTGTGCGATTGGATCTGTTAAGTCTAATATAGGGCATTGTGAAAGCGCAGCAGGAATAGCAGGATTGAGTAAAATACTGTTGCAGATGAAACATGGTTTATTAGTTCCTTCCTTACATGCAACTGCAACTAATCCCAATATTGATTTCAATGCAACCCCATTCTGTTTACAGCAGTCACTCGCCCCATGGACAGGCAAACGGATTGCAGGTATTTCTTCTTTTGGTGCGGGTGGCAGTAATGCACACCTGATCATCGAAGCGTATACGCCTGTTAATTCTACTGTTTTGTCTGAAAATACGCCTGTCATTATTGTGCTTTCCGGACGTACACCTGATCGCTTACAGGAACTGGCAATGAATCTGCTCCTGGCACTCTCCGGAGAGGATGCACCTACAGATCTCCGGGCAATAGCATTCACCCTGCAGACAGGCAGGGAGGCTATGGAAGAAAGACTGGCAATGGTTGTTGCTTCCATTGAAGAGCTGAAAACGCGTTTAACGTTATTCCTGGCCGGAGATACAGCTGAATGTTTTACAGGTCAGGCAAGCAACGGAAAAGTAGCAGCAGATGAATGGAAACACAGGCATGATGCGGATGCAGATCTTCGTCGCTGGATGCAGGACAAGGACTATATACAACTTTGTCAATGGTGGGTGAAAGGATTGGCAATAGACTGGAATGGTTTATACAATACCCAACATCCGGAAAGAATCAGTTTACCCGGTTATCCATTTGCCCGGGAACGCTACTGGTTGGAAAATAAAGAAAACGACCCGCTGGCGCAGTTGCTGGACGATATGTTGAATGACAATATCAGTATCGCCGCAGCCGCAGCAACAATAAGAAACGCCAATTAA
- a CDS encoding chorismate--pyruvate lyase family protein produces MDLNEIIVLYSAGELSGYEVKERINALGITQTESGRGAENASLWTLQDELPATQPDRSLLHGEVLSLFQKILLTTDGTVTDLISLYKNESIKVDIIDQEIVFADAPAYLQCGREALLLKRIVLLKGPSGNHVYAESIFVIERLSETIRERLLETNLPIGLLWKEERLESHREILTYYIEREDKVSALLGQPAGSDLLSRTYLIHNKQSVLGAITEKFPLTSFR; encoded by the coding sequence ATGGACCTGAATGAAATCATTGTTTTGTATTCCGCCGGTGAACTTTCCGGATATGAAGTAAAGGAAAGAATCAATGCACTTGGCATCACCCAGACTGAATCCGGCAGAGGTGCTGAAAATGCCTCTCTCTGGACATTACAGGACGAATTACCAGCCACCCAGCCAGACAGATCTCTGCTGCATGGTGAAGTCCTCAGTCTTTTTCAGAAGATATTACTGACTACAGATGGTACAGTCACTGATCTGATCTCATTGTATAAAAATGAGAGCATCAAGGTGGATATCATTGATCAGGAGATCGTATTTGCGGATGCACCGGCCTACCTCCAATGTGGTAGAGAGGCGCTTTTGCTGAAAAGGATCGTCCTGCTGAAAGGGCCTTCCGGTAACCATGTATATGCGGAATCTATTTTTGTGATTGAGCGCTTATCGGAAACTATCAGGGAGCGTCTGCTGGAGACAAACCTGCCGATAGGATTGCTCTGGAAGGAAGAAAGACTGGAATCGCACAGAGAGATACTGACCTACTACATAGAACGAGAAGATAAGGTAAGTGCATTGCTGGGACAACCAGCGGGCAGCGACCTGCTGAGCAGGACTTACCTCATTCACAACAAGCAGTCGGTGTTAGGAGCCATTACTGAGAAGTTTCCGTTAACAAGTTTCAGATAG
- a CDS encoding cytochrome P450 family protein, with protein sequence METTTQTAKCPFAGKAIPDIDFSDSAFIKNPFATYAAMRDEAPVHRVAFSSGQPFWLITRYEDAMLVFKDPRFTKDIKKTLPPDHKAPASPLAMSQLFSHHVLYMDPPDHTRMKQLVQKAFTPKLVEGMRAHIQDITNNLLDKHIPSGRIDIINDYALPLPISIISGLLGIPEKDQQLFRRWSNIILNIDINVTREERMQMMPEAIGGFTNYLREIFASKQVHPADDLITHLVQAKEGSDKLNETELMSTVFLLFAAGYETSVNLIGNGVLALLQYPEQQLALRNDPALINTAIDEVLRLDPPVSLASERYTLEDVEMNGVTIPKGELVHICITAANRDPRRFESPDAFDITRKDNKHLSFGQGTHYCVGSALGKLEGEIAINTLLKRIPAFSVEGGDIDALKYKNNSVMRGLEALPIVF encoded by the coding sequence ATGGAAACGACCACTCAGACTGCAAAATGTCCTTTTGCAGGAAAAGCAATTCCTGATATTGATTTTTCAGATTCTGCTTTTATTAAGAATCCGTTTGCTACCTATGCTGCCATGAGAGACGAAGCCCCCGTACATCGTGTGGCCTTCAGCAGCGGCCAGCCCTTCTGGCTGATTACCCGTTATGAGGATGCTATGCTGGTATTTAAGGATCCCCGTTTTACCAAGGATATCAAAAAGACATTGCCTCCCGATCATAAAGCGCCTGCCTCTCCGCTGGCCATGAGTCAGTTATTCAGCCATCACGTGCTGTATATGGATCCGCCTGATCATACAAGAATGAAACAACTGGTGCAGAAAGCTTTTACCCCGAAACTGGTAGAAGGGATGCGCGCTCACATACAGGATATCACCAATAACCTGCTGGATAAACATATACCCTCCGGTCGCATTGATATTATCAATGATTATGCTTTGCCACTGCCGATCAGTATTATATCTGGTCTGCTGGGCATACCAGAGAAAGACCAGCAACTATTCAGAAGATGGTCCAACATTATCCTGAACATAGATATTAACGTTACCCGTGAAGAAAGAATGCAGATGATGCCGGAAGCTATCGGTGGTTTCACCAACTATCTGCGCGAGATATTTGCCAGCAAACAGGTGCATCCCGCAGATGATCTGATCACACACCTCGTGCAGGCAAAAGAAGGTAGCGACAAGTTGAACGAAACAGAATTAATGTCAACGGTATTTCTGCTGTTTGCCGCAGGTTATGAAACCTCTGTTAACCTTATCGGTAATGGCGTACTGGCACTCCTGCAATATCCTGAACAACAGTTGGCACTCCGTAATGATCCGGCGCTTATTAATACCGCAATAGATGAAGTGTTGCGACTGGACCCGCCGGTGAGTCTGGCCAGCGAAAGATACACGCTTGAAGATGTAGAGATGAACGGTGTCACTATTCCGAAAGGCGAACTGGTACATATCTGTATCACGGCTGCTAACAGAGACCCCAGAAGATTTGAGTCTCCGGATGCTTTTGATATCACCCGTAAGGATAACAAACATCTTTCCTTCGGACAGGGTACACACTATTGCGTGGGTTCCGCTCTGGGAAAGTTAGAGGGTGAAATCGCGATCAACACCTTGTTGAAGCGTATTCCTGCTTTTTCAGTAGAAGGAGGTGATATCGATGCGCTGAAGTATAAGAACAACAGTGTCATGAGAGGACTGGAAGCCTTGCCTATTGTATTCTAA